The Blattabacterium sp. DPU genome includes a window with the following:
- the mnmE gene encoding tRNA uridine-5-carboxymethylaminomethyl(34) synthesis GTPase MnmE: protein MLDLDEETIVALATPIGSSAISVIRISGKNSISTVENIFISVKPGKKLKDQPTHTIHLGYIVAENNNVLDQVLVSIFKSPFSYTGENMIEISCHGSYYIQQQILQLVIRKGIRLARPGEFTFRAFINHKLDLLQAEAIADLIISENKIFHEISLLQIKGTLSHSINKLRKKLLDFASLLELELDFSEENVIFAKRSELFSFLQELEGSLKDLIESFSLGNAIKKGIYVVIIGEPNVGKSTFFNQVIQEDRSIISHIEGTTRDCVEGEIILNGILFHFIDTAGIRKTKDPIETMGVKKTMKKIEEAQVILYIFDSSSKKEKKIISNIQKISKKYPLKNIFVIANKSDISSFQDFENFKSKIPYFFKISAKNYHEVKKVLHVLSYLFLDKLKEKRIVVTQYRHYEALKFSLQELLLAHEALNKGFSVDLVSIYIKEALRYLGEITGEITSEDILKNIFSKFCIGK, encoded by the coding sequence ATGTTAGATTTAGATGAAGAAACCATTGTTGCTTTAGCTACTCCTATTGGATCTAGCGCTATTTCTGTTATTCGTATTTCTGGGAAAAATTCTATATCTACTGTTGAAAACATTTTTATTTCTGTTAAACCTGGAAAAAAACTGAAAGACCAACCTACACATACTATTCATTTAGGATATATTGTGGCAGAAAATAATAATGTATTAGATCAAGTTTTAGTTTCTATTTTTAAATCTCCTTTTTCTTATACAGGAGAAAATATGATAGAGATTTCTTGTCATGGATCTTATTATATTCAACAACAGATTTTGCAGTTAGTCATTAGAAAAGGAATACGTTTGGCTCGTCCAGGAGAATTTACTTTTCGTGCTTTTATAAATCATAAATTAGATTTATTACAAGCTGAAGCTATAGCTGATTTAATTATATCTGAAAATAAAATTTTTCATGAAATATCTTTACTACAGATTAAGGGGACATTGTCTCACTCTATTAATAAGTTAAGAAAAAAATTATTGGATTTTGCATCTTTACTAGAACTGGAATTGGATTTTTCTGAAGAAAATGTGATTTTTGCTAAAAGATCAGAACTTTTTTCTTTTTTACAAGAATTAGAAGGATCTTTAAAAGATTTAATTGAATCTTTTTCGTTAGGAAATGCTATAAAAAAAGGAATTTATGTGGTCATTATTGGAGAACCGAATGTAGGAAAGTCTACTTTTTTTAATCAGGTTATTCAAGAAGACCGTTCTATTATATCCCATATAGAAGGAACAACTAGAGATTGTGTGGAAGGAGAAATTATTTTAAATGGAATTCTTTTTCATTTTATAGATACAGCAGGAATTAGAAAAACTAAAGACCCTATAGAAACTATGGGAGTGAAAAAAACCATGAAAAAAATAGAAGAAGCTCAAGTCATATTATATATTTTTGATTCTTCTAGTAAAAAAGAAAAAAAAATAATCAGTAATATTCAAAAAATTTCAAAAAAATATCCATTAAAAAATATTTTTGTCATAGCGAATAAATCAGACATATCTTCTTTTCAAGATTTTGAAAATTTCAAATCAAAGATTCCTTATTTTTTTAAAATTTCGGCCAAAAATTATCATGAAGTAAAAAAAGTTTTACATGTTTTAAGTTATTTATTTTTGGATAAATTAAAAGAAAAAAGAATAGTAGTTACACAATATAGACATTATGAAGCTTTGAAATTTTCATTACAAGAACTTTTATTAGCACATGAAGCTTTGAATAAAGGATTTTCAGTTGATTTAGTATCAATATATATTAAAGAGGCATTACGGTATTTAGGAGAAATTACGGGAGAAATTACAAGTGAAGATATACTGAAAAATATTTTTTCAAAATTTTGTATTGGAAAATAA
- the gltX gene encoding glutamate--tRNA ligase, whose translation MSQHSVRVRFAPSPTGPLHLGGIRTALYNYLFAKKHGGTFILRIEDTDQKRFVENSESYILETLKWCHIEPDEGVGYGGDYYPYYQSKRRNIYRMYINELLKKGNAYYAFDTDQDLDDKRKEYHHRGLTFSYNSRIRMDLNNSLTMTKKQLHDKLRFCPYVIRFKIEPGKKLKMYDIIRGNIIVNTDHLDDKILLKSDGEATYHLANTIDDYLMKITHVIRGEEWLPSMSLHILLYRALGWIPPHFAHLPLILRNNGKGKISKRNTDHFNFPIYPIQWKIPKSKIIIPGYRELGYLPEAFVNMLALLGWNPGIEREIFSLQELINLFSLEKITKSGVYFDIKKANWFNKKHLHEKKEEIFAFLLKQIKIRSISCQIDYIWKVIYLTMDRIHFIHEIWEHSFYFFISPSSYDTNFFNKICHENTILQLDKIKILLYNMNQFTSINLKFLFQTIKNKHKIMQLFRLALVGMLKGIDIFIILEMLGKKESIIRIEKLINQVKEKI comes from the coding sequence ATGTCACAACATTCTGTAAGAGTTCGTTTTGCTCCTAGTCCTACAGGTCCGCTTCATTTAGGTGGAATTAGAACCGCATTATATAATTATCTCTTTGCTAAAAAACATGGTGGGACATTTATTCTTAGAATAGAAGATACGGATCAAAAAAGATTTGTTGAAAATTCTGAATCATATATTTTAGAAACATTAAAATGGTGCCACATAGAACCTGATGAAGGAGTAGGGTATGGAGGAGATTATTATCCCTATTATCAATCTAAAAGAAGGAATATTTATCGTATGTATATTAATGAATTATTAAAAAAAGGGAATGCTTATTATGCTTTCGACACAGATCAAGATCTTGATGATAAAAGAAAAGAATATCATCATCGTGGATTAACTTTTTCTTATAATTCTAGAATTAGAATGGATTTGAATAATTCTTTAACTATGACAAAAAAACAATTACATGATAAATTGCGATTTTGTCCTTATGTGATTCGATTTAAAATAGAACCTGGAAAAAAATTGAAAATGTATGATATCATACGTGGCAATATAATAGTTAATACAGATCACTTAGACGATAAAATTTTGTTAAAATCGGATGGAGAAGCTACTTATCATTTAGCTAATACAATAGACGACTATTTAATGAAAATAACTCATGTGATTAGAGGAGAAGAATGGCTACCATCCATGTCTTTACATATATTGTTATATAGGGCTTTGGGTTGGATCCCTCCTCATTTTGCACATTTACCTCTGATTTTAAGAAATAATGGAAAAGGAAAAATTAGCAAAAGAAATACGGATCACTTCAATTTTCCTATATATCCTATACAATGGAAAATTCCAAAATCCAAAATTATCATACCAGGATATAGAGAATTAGGTTATTTACCTGAAGCATTTGTGAATATGTTAGCTTTATTAGGATGGAATCCTGGAATCGAAAGGGAAATTTTTTCTTTACAAGAATTAATCAATTTGTTTTCTTTAGAAAAAATAACCAAGTCTGGTGTTTATTTTGATATCAAAAAAGCAAATTGGTTCAATAAAAAACATTTACATGAAAAAAAAGAAGAAATATTTGCATTTCTTTTGAAACAGATCAAAATTCGTTCTATTTCATGCCAAATAGATTACATATGGAAAGTAATCTATTTAACAATGGATAGAATTCATTTTATTCATGAAATATGGGAACATTCTTTTTATTTTTTTATTTCTCCTAGTTCTTATGATACTAATTTTTTCAATAAAATTTGTCATGAAAATACCATTCTACAATTGGATAAAATCAAAATATTATTATATAATATGAATCAGTTTACGTCTATAAATTTGAAATTTTTGTTTCAAACAATAAAAAATAAACATAAAATCATGCAATTATTTCGTTTAGCTTTAGTTGGTATGCTTAAAGGAATTGATATTTTCATAATTTTAGAAATGCTAGGTAAAAAAGAAAGCATTATACGTATCGAAAAACTGATCAATCAAGTCAAAGAAAAAATTTAG
- the rpsR gene encoding 30S ribosomal protein S18: protein MILEENHKHVKQAVDNELRYLSPIKIETKVEKKYCFFKQINIKYIDYKDPTFLIKFLNAQGKILPRRITGTLQKNQNKLNAAIKRCRHLGLLPFVTDDLR, encoded by the coding sequence GTGATATTAGAGGAAAACCATAAACATGTAAAACAAGCAGTAGATAATGAATTAAGATATTTATCTCCTATTAAAATAGAAACTAAAGTAGAAAAAAAATATTGCTTTTTTAAACAAATAAATATTAAATATATAGATTATAAAGATCCTACATTTTTAATAAAATTTCTAAATGCGCAAGGAAAAATTTTACCACGGCGTATTACAGGTACTTTACAAAAAAATCAAAATAAATTAAATGCAGCTATTAAGAGATGTAGGCATCTTGGACTTTTACCTTTTGTTACAGATGATTTAAGATAA
- a CDS encoding bifunctional 3-deoxy-7-phosphoheptulonate synthase/chorismate mutase type II produces the protein MEMEKLNNSIDRSWIDTWNQPFIISGPCSAESEQQILKTANRLNSSYVQVFRAGIWKPRTKPNNFEGIGKEGLKWLRKVKKNTGLMVATEIANAEHVKLAISFDIDILWIGARSTASPFTIQEIANALEGENHRIILVKNPIHPDIELWIGALERLLGKGIRKLGVIHRGFYTYKNSKYRNQPNWNLLLNLRTLIPRIPILCDPSHICGNKEGIFDIAKKAYHFQYDGLMIESHCDPNHAWSDAQQQMTPENLLEMLKTLTNIEKCDQKSELDSFRILIDELDENIIALLAERMNISKKLGVLKKTSDIAILQPSRWKDIMKKSLNLGKSLGISEELLEGIFQLLHQESIKIQNQIRN, from the coding sequence ATGGAGATGGAAAAATTGAACAATAGTATAGACAGATCTTGGATTGATACATGGAATCAACCTTTCATTATATCTGGTCCTTGTAGTGCAGAAAGTGAACAACAAATATTGAAAACAGCCAATAGATTGAATTCTTCCTATGTTCAAGTATTTAGAGCTGGAATATGGAAACCTAGAACAAAACCTAATAATTTTGAGGGAATTGGAAAAGAAGGATTAAAATGGCTTCGCAAAGTTAAAAAAAATACGGGTCTAATGGTAGCTACAGAAATAGCTAATGCAGAACATGTGAAATTAGCCATTTCTTTTGATATAGATATTCTTTGGATAGGAGCTAGGAGTACGGCTAGTCCTTTCACGATTCAAGAAATAGCGAATGCTCTAGAAGGAGAAAATCATAGAATTATTTTAGTAAAAAATCCGATTCATCCTGATATAGAATTATGGATAGGAGCTTTAGAACGTTTATTGGGGAAAGGAATTAGAAAATTGGGAGTTATCCATCGTGGGTTTTATACCTACAAAAACTCAAAATATCGGAATCAACCGAATTGGAATCTTTTGTTAAACTTGAGAACCCTTATTCCTAGAATCCCTATTTTATGTGATCCTTCACATATTTGTGGAAATAAAGAGGGAATTTTTGATATAGCAAAAAAAGCTTATCATTTTCAATATGATGGATTAATGATAGAGAGTCATTGTGATCCTAATCATGCTTGGAGCGATGCTCAACAACAAATGACTCCCGAAAATCTTTTGGAAATGTTAAAAACATTAACAAATATCGAAAAATGTGATCAAAAAAGTGAATTAGATTCTTTCAGAATTTTAATTGATGAATTAGATGAAAATATTATTGCGCTTTTAGCAGAAAGAATGAACATTTCCAAAAAATTAGGTGTTTTAAAAAAAACTTCAGATATTGCGATTCTTCAACCCAGTAGATGGAAAGATATTATGAAAAAATCTTTAAATTTAGGAAAAAGTTTAGGAATTTCTGAAGAATTACTTGAAGGGATTTTTCAGTTATTGCATCAAGAATCCATTAAAATTCAGAATCAAATTAGAAATTAG
- the metK gene encoding methionine adenosyltransferase, translated as MAYLFTSESVSEGHPDKISDQISDSILDHFLAYDPNAKVAIETLVTTGQIILSGEVNSKTWVNVKKIARDILRKIGYTKNEYRFNADSCGVLSSIQEQSLDLLEGIQRSTKEEQGSGDQGIVFGYAVKETENYMPLSLEISHHILKELSYLRNEGEKMTYLRPDAKSQVTLEYSDANVPVHIHAIVISTQHDEFDTKEKMHQRIVDDIKNILIPRVMNNIKNVKKLFTDKTKYYINSTGKFVTGGPHGDTGLTGRKIIVDTYGGRGSHGGGAFSGKDPSKMDRSGAYAARHIAKNLVAAGISDELLIQISYAAGIAEPIGISVNTYGKSKINHKNIALNIKKIFDLRPYAIEKRLKLRQPMYSETSVYGHMGKTPKKVYKSFFDIEGNQKTQEVELFTWEKLDYLPLIKDIFNVSKNRYF; from the coding sequence ATGGCTTATTTATTTACCAGCGAATCTGTATCGGAAGGTCATCCTGATAAGATTTCAGATCAAATATCTGATTCTATATTAGATCATTTTTTAGCGTATGATCCAAATGCAAAAGTAGCTATAGAAACTTTAGTCACCACGGGACAAATTATATTATCTGGAGAAGTTAATTCTAAAACTTGGGTAAACGTTAAAAAAATAGCTCGTGATATCCTTAGAAAAATAGGGTACACAAAAAATGAATATAGGTTTAATGCGGATTCTTGTGGAGTTCTTTCTTCTATTCAAGAACAATCTTTGGATTTATTAGAGGGAATTCAAAGATCAACAAAAGAAGAACAAGGATCTGGAGATCAAGGTATTGTTTTTGGTTATGCGGTAAAAGAAACGGAAAATTATATGCCTTTATCGTTAGAAATATCACATCATATATTAAAGGAACTTTCATATCTTCGAAATGAAGGAGAAAAAATGACTTATTTACGTCCAGATGCTAAATCTCAAGTCACTTTAGAATATTCTGATGCAAATGTACCAGTACATATTCACGCTATTGTCATTTCAACTCAGCATGATGAATTTGATACGAAAGAAAAAATGCATCAACGCATAGTTGATGATATTAAGAATATTCTCATACCAAGAGTAATGAATAATATAAAAAATGTAAAAAAATTATTTACGGATAAAACAAAATATTACATTAATTCAACAGGAAAATTTGTAACTGGAGGACCTCATGGGGATACTGGTCTTACCGGACGAAAGATTATAGTAGATACTTACGGTGGAAGAGGATCTCATGGAGGAGGAGCTTTTTCTGGAAAAGATCCATCTAAAATGGATAGATCTGGGGCTTATGCTGCTAGACACATAGCCAAAAACTTGGTAGCAGCAGGAATATCAGATGAATTGCTTATCCAAATATCTTACGCTGCCGGTATTGCAGAACCCATCGGTATTTCTGTAAATACCTATGGTAAATCCAAAATAAACCATAAAAATATTGCATTAAATATCAAAAAAATTTTTGATTTACGTCCTTATGCTATAGAAAAAAGATTAAAATTACGTCAACCAATGTATTCGGAAACATCTGTATATGGACATATGGGAAAAACTCCAAAAAAAGTGTATAAATCTTTTTTTGATATAGAAGGGAATCAAAAAACACAAGAAGTCGAACTTTTCACATGGGAAAAATTAGACTATTTACCCCTTATAAAGGATATATTTAATGTTTCAAAAAATAGGTATTTTTAG
- a CDS encoding pyridoxal phosphate-dependent aminotransferase: MIIAAKRTYQISEYFFSEKMKEIRKLEKKGLKIINLGIGNPDLLPPYGVVHNMKKASELKHANSYQNYIGIEALRSAISNWYKKVYQVDIDYKNEILPLMGSKEGIMHISMSYLNKGDEVLIPDPGYPTYSSISKLLEAKIIYYNLYEYENWIPILENLYKIKAKIMWINYPHMPTGATIPFDKLEEIVLFAKKNRVLLVHDNPYSFILNNKQPLSIFNIKGAKDIALELNSLSKSYNMPGWRVGMIIGKKEFINNILKIKSQMDSGMYYPIQIGAIEAMNHDSEWIEKLNMEYLKRRKIIWEICDYLNLKYSKKSSGIFVWAKITDLDQNDHIWSDKFLKTYRIFVTPGRVFGHNGKGYVRFSMCCPVKILEQAKNRIFS; this comes from the coding sequence ATGATTATAGCAGCAAAAAGAACCTATCAAATATCGGAATATTTTTTTTCAGAAAAAATGAAGGAAATTCGAAAACTTGAAAAAAAAGGATTGAAAATCATTAATTTAGGAATAGGAAATCCTGATCTTCTTCCTCCATATGGGGTTGTACATAACATGAAAAAAGCATCAGAATTAAAGCATGCTAATAGTTATCAAAACTATATTGGAATAGAAGCTTTACGTAGTGCTATTTCTAATTGGTATAAAAAAGTATATCAAGTTGATATTGACTATAAAAATGAAATTTTACCATTAATGGGGTCTAAGGAAGGGATTATGCATATAAGCATGTCTTATTTAAATAAAGGAGATGAGGTATTAATTCCCGATCCTGGATATCCTACTTATTCCTCAATATCAAAACTTTTAGAAGCAAAAATTATTTATTATAATCTTTATGAGTATGAAAATTGGATTCCTATATTGGAAAATTTATACAAAATAAAGGCAAAAATAATGTGGATTAATTATCCTCACATGCCTACTGGAGCCACAATTCCTTTTGATAAATTAGAAGAAATTGTTCTATTCGCAAAAAAAAATCGTGTATTACTTGTTCATGACAATCCTTATAGTTTTATATTAAATAATAAACAGCCTTTAAGTATTTTTAATATAAAAGGGGCTAAAGATATAGCTTTGGAATTGAATTCTTTAAGTAAAAGTTATAATATGCCTGGATGGCGTGTTGGAATGATAATAGGAAAAAAGGAATTTATTAATAATATATTGAAAATCAAAAGTCAAATGGATTCTGGCATGTATTATCCCATCCAAATTGGAGCTATAGAAGCAATGAATCATGACTCAGAATGGATTGAAAAACTTAATATGGAATATCTTAAACGAAGAAAAATTATATGGGAAATATGTGATTATTTAAATTTAAAATATTCCAAAAAAAGTTCGGGAATATTTGTTTGGGCAAAAATCACTGATTTAGATCAAAATGATCATATATGGTCAGATAAGTTTCTCAAAACTTATCGCATATTTGTCACTCCTGGTAGAGTATTTGGTCATAATGGAAAAGGATATGTAAGGTTTTCTATGTGTTGTCCCGTAAAAATTTTGGAACAAGCAAAAAATAGAATTTTTTCATGA
- the rplI gene encoding 50S ribosomal protein L9 codes for MKIILKKDIENLGFQYDELDVKPGYARNYLIPKGYAVLALPGTIKNTHEILKQRSRKESFLIEKSKEIEDKLRKLTLKIPIKVGKGGKLFGSINNQYLMKVLDQEGISINKKFIRIPGNKIIKTIGKHKANIRLHRKREFTLNFEVLSYSQS; via the coding sequence ATGAAAATTATTCTAAAAAAAGATATAGAAAATTTAGGCTTTCAATATGATGAATTAGATGTAAAACCTGGTTATGCTAGAAATTATTTAATTCCTAAGGGATATGCTGTTTTAGCGTTACCTGGAACTATAAAAAACACTCATGAAATATTGAAACAACGTTCTAGAAAAGAAAGTTTTTTAATTGAAAAATCAAAAGAAATAGAAGATAAATTAAGAAAATTAACCCTTAAAATCCCAATTAAGGTAGGTAAAGGAGGAAAACTTTTCGGTTCTATTAACAATCAATACCTAATGAAAGTTTTGGATCAAGAAGGAATTTCTATAAATAAAAAATTTATTAGAATACCTGGAAATAAAATAATTAAAACAATAGGAAAACATAAGGCAAATATACGATTACATCGGAAACGCGAATTTACGTTAAATTTTGAAGTATTATCCTATTCCCAATCCTAA
- a CDS encoding Nramp family divalent metal transporter, which produces MQKKKSSIGWRNENKHPSLSEVFSSVSVPKQKGIWKKLFAFTGPGLLIAVGYMDPGNWATDIAGGAKFGYMLLSVIFISNFFAIILQHLALKIGIVCERDLAQACRDHYSPFVSFILWILCEIAIAACDLAEIIGSVLALKLLFDIPITWGVLITAIDVLIILFFQYKGFRYIESVVAALIFTILVCFSFEIISSKPEIFPILKGIVPNPEIMKNSHSFYISIGILGATVMPHNLYLHSSIIQTRNYPRTIEGKKMAIKYATIDSTLSLSLAFFINAAILIISAATFHKAGHTEVADIMDAHKLLTPILGSSLAGVFFALALLASGQNSTLTGTLAGQIVMEGFLNIKLKPWIRRLITRLIAIVPAMIASMIYGEKGTTELLIISQIILSVQLSFAVIPLVNFTGDSEKMGPFVNGPILKISAWTITIIIVLLNLFLLYNTLLGY; this is translated from the coding sequence ATGCAAAAAAAAAAATCTTCTATAGGATGGAGGAATGAAAACAAGCACCCTTCTCTTTCGGAAGTTTTTTCTTCCGTTTCTGTTCCTAAACAGAAAGGAATATGGAAAAAACTTTTTGCTTTTACTGGACCAGGTTTATTAATTGCTGTAGGATATATGGATCCAGGGAATTGGGCTACAGATATAGCTGGAGGGGCTAAATTTGGTTATATGCTTTTATCCGTTATTTTTATTTCCAATTTTTTTGCCATTATTTTGCAACATTTAGCTTTAAAAATAGGAATTGTTTGTGAAAGAGATTTAGCTCAAGCTTGTAGAGATCATTATTCCCCTTTTGTTAGTTTTATTTTATGGATATTATGTGAAATCGCTATTGCTGCTTGTGATTTAGCGGAAATTATTGGTTCCGTATTAGCCTTGAAATTACTTTTTGACATTCCTATTACATGGGGGGTATTAATTACAGCTATAGATGTTTTAATTATTTTATTTTTTCAATATAAAGGGTTTAGATACATCGAAAGTGTAGTTGCTGCTTTAATTTTTACAATTTTAGTTTGTTTTAGTTTCGAAATTATTAGTTCAAAACCTGAAATTTTTCCCATATTAAAAGGAATTGTTCCGAACCCAGAAATTATGAAGAATTCACATTCTTTTTATATATCTATAGGAATATTAGGAGCTACGGTAATGCCTCACAACCTTTATCTTCACTCAAGTATCATACAAACAAGAAATTATCCACGTACTATTGAAGGGAAAAAAATGGCTATAAAATATGCAACGATAGACAGCACTTTATCTTTATCCTTAGCATTTTTTATCAATGCAGCTATATTAATTATATCTGCAGCAACTTTTCATAAAGCTGGACATACAGAAGTCGCAGACATTATGGATGCACATAAACTTTTAACTCCTATTCTAGGTTCTAGCTTAGCTGGAGTTTTTTTTGCATTAGCTTTATTAGCATCAGGACAAAATTCAACATTAACTGGAACTCTAGCTGGACAAATAGTTATGGAAGGGTTTCTTAATATAAAATTGAAACCTTGGATTCGAAGATTAATAACGAGACTTATAGCTATTGTTCCAGCTATGATTGCCTCTATGATTTATGGAGAAAAAGGAACAACTGAATTATTAATAATTAGTCAAATTATTTTATCAGTACAACTTAGTTTTGCCGTTATTCCATTAGTAAATTTTACAGGAGATTCTGAAAAAATGGGTCCATTTGTTAATGGTCCTATTTTAAAAATATCAGCTTGGACTATTACCATTATCATTGTATTGCTAAATTTATTTTTATTATATAATACTTTATTAGGTTATTAG
- a CDS encoding prephenate dehydratase has product MKKIAIQGIKGCFHHAAVSRYFEGCNYKLMECSSFRELSISVAKSDVDIGVMAIENTIAGTILTNYSLLSEYNLKIVGEIYMPIQHHLMAKPGQNIENIKEIYSHPMAILQCELFIDAHPYIKISEYSDTAAAAKYISICKKKDLAAIASENAAKEYGLEILYKNIQTIASNFTRFFIIKNSYKKENNYFNKASLIFKMLHTTGSLSQVLSIISSIGINMTKIQSIPIIQRPWEYSFYVDIIFNNIRDYEKMKKQIQKIPCLHQLYIMGEYQNGRIIS; this is encoded by the coding sequence ATGAAAAAAATAGCGATACAAGGGATTAAGGGGTGTTTTCATCATGCAGCTGTTTCCAGATATTTTGAAGGATGTAATTATAAGTTAATGGAATGTTCTTCTTTTAGGGAATTATCTATTTCTGTCGCAAAATCTGATGTAGATATTGGTGTTATGGCTATAGAAAATACCATAGCTGGGACGATATTGACAAATTACAGTCTTTTATCTGAATATAATTTAAAAATAGTGGGAGAAATATATATGCCAATACAACATCATCTGATGGCTAAACCCGGACAAAATATAGAAAATATTAAGGAAATATATTCTCATCCTATGGCTATTTTACAATGTGAATTATTCATAGATGCCCATCCTTATATAAAAATATCTGAATATTCAGATACAGCTGCTGCTGCTAAATATATTTCTATATGCAAGAAAAAGGATTTAGCCGCAATTGCGTCTGAAAATGCGGCTAAAGAATATGGGTTGGAGATTCTTTATAAAAATATACAAACAATTGCCAGTAATTTTACTAGATTTTTCATTATTAAAAATTCTTATAAAAAAGAAAATAATTATTTTAATAAAGCTTCATTAATATTTAAAATGTTGCATACTACTGGTAGTTTATCTCAAGTATTGAGTATTATATCTAGTATTGGAATTAACATGACAAAAATACAATCCATTCCTATTATACAAAGACCTTGGGAATATTCATTTTATGTAGATATTATATTCAATAATATACGAGATTATGAAAAAATGAAAAAACAAATACAAAAAATTCCCTGTCTTCATCAATTATATATTATGGGAGAATATCAAAATGGTAGAATAATATCCTAA
- the rpsF gene encoding 30S ribosomal protein S6: MFQHYENIIIITPILSDDQAKKTAKEYENYIIQKKGKIVHQEHWGLKKLAYSIQRKQSGCYHLFEFLFNSDLVSDLELKLRQDERILRFLTVKLNKNGIEYAEKRRKKLLKKDEKL, translated from the coding sequence ATGTTTCAACATTATGAAAATATTATAATAATAACTCCTATATTATCTGATGATCAAGCAAAAAAAACAGCAAAAGAATATGAAAATTATATCATACAAAAAAAAGGAAAAATAGTTCATCAGGAACATTGGGGATTAAAAAAACTAGCTTATTCCATTCAAAGAAAACAAAGTGGTTGTTATCATTTATTTGAATTTTTGTTCAATTCTGATTTAGTTTCTGATTTAGAATTGAAATTAAGACAAGATGAGCGTATTTTACGTTTCTTGACTGTAAAATTAAATAAAAATGGAATAGAATATGCTGAAAAAAGAAGAAAAAAATTGTTAAAAAAAGACGAAAAATTGTGA
- a CDS encoding prephenate dehydrogenase yields MNIGIIGLGLIGGSISLGLRKSNYGNKFIGTDSNKENALYAVKLGIVDEITSLQDLITRSSVIILSIPVNGIDKILPSILNNIRTDTVILDTGSTKYDICNRIYSHPKRSRFVASHPIAGIENSGPISASSDLFYQKKCIICDSEFSAPDAISVATKIYSIMNMRIIYMTSKEHDLYIAYISHLPHVVSFSLASTVLKKFKNEKKIFNNMMGSGLDSTTRLAKSKPETWLPIFISNRENMIQAIDLYIDHLNKFRNHLINKEFHKIDQYMKKANDIKNKKYV; encoded by the coding sequence ATGAATATTGGAATAATAGGATTAGGATTAATTGGAGGATCCATTAGTTTGGGATTGAGAAAATCCAATTATGGAAATAAATTTATAGGAACAGATTCTAATAAAGAAAATGCTTTATATGCTGTAAAACTTGGAATTGTGGATGAAATCACTTCTTTACAGGATCTTATAACGCGATCTTCAGTAATTATTTTATCTATTCCTGTTAATGGAATAGATAAAATACTTCCAAGTATTCTGAATAATATCCGTACGGATACAGTTATATTAGATACTGGATCTACTAAATATGATATTTGTAATCGTATTTATTCTCATCCTAAAAGAAGTCGTTTTGTAGCTTCACATCCAATAGCAGGAATTGAAAATTCGGGACCAATTTCAGCTTCTTCTGATTTGTTTTATCAAAAAAAATGCATCATTTGTGATTCTGAATTCAGTGCTCCAGATGCAATATCAGTTGCTACAAAAATCTATTCTATTATGAACATGCGTATAATTTATATGACCTCTAAAGAACATGATTTATATATTGCTTATATATCTCATTTACCTCATGTGGTTTCTTTTTCTTTAGCTAGCACCGTTTTAAAAAAATTTAAAAATGAAAAAAAAATATTTAATAATATGATGGGAAGTGGATTAGATTCAACTACACGTTTAGCAAAAAGTAAACCTGAAACATGGTTGCCTATTTTTATTTCAAATAGAGAAAATATGATTCAAGCTATAGATCTTTATATTGATCATTTAAATAAATTTCGGAATCATTTAATAAACAAAGAATTTCACAAAATAGATCAATATATGAAAAAAGCAAACGATATAAAAAATAAAAAATATGTGTAA